One Glycine max cultivar Williams 82 chromosome 3, Glycine_max_v4.0, whole genome shotgun sequence DNA window includes the following coding sequences:
- the LOC100785780 gene encoding autophagy-related protein 18g produces MKKGKGKNNGLLPNSLRIISLCLKTVSTNATTVASTVRSAGASVAASISSSSEDHKDQVTWAGFDTLELDPANLKRVLLLGYLNGFQVLDVEDASGFRELVSKRDGPVSFLQMQPFPVGCDGQEGFRKSHPLLLVVSGDDTSNANQNSTSLSGLGRDGNFETQPGNNVNSSTVVRFYSLKSHCYVHVLRFRSTVCMIRCSSRIVAVGLATQIYCFDAVTLENKFSVLTYPVSQFAGQGTTGVNVGYGPMAVGPRWLAYASNNPLPSNLGCLSPQNFSDSPGISPSTSPSSGSLVARYAVESSRHLAAGIIKYCQELLPDGSSSPIQSNSGVKVNRVTGIDADNAGMVVIKDFVSRSIISQFKAHTSPISALCFDPSGTLLVTASVYGNNINIFRIMPSFTCKSSGIPSSNWNSSHVHLYKLHRGITPAMIQDICFSNFSQWIAIVSSKGTCHLFVLSPFGGDTGFRIISSQGEEPFLLPVFSLPWWYTPASISYQQSLPPPAPVVLSVASRIKYSSFGWLNTVHNSSANVTGKVFVPSGAIAAIFHNSLSHSQQLVNSKAKPLEHILVYTPSGHVVQHELLASVGLGTTDNGLRNQSTSLLHMQEDEFRVKVEPIQWWDVCRRSEWPERGDTCCNTFDRQGGIERVQEKISYSDVHGLNFLGTRDRAGEKMVRSSNENMHDRFHWYLSNAEVQRNFGRLPIWQKSKICCYSMSCAGASFSATGEFEIEKVPVNEVEIKRKELLPVFDHFHSIRSSGNERGLSGERYLSPISPVHNQADDKETVDVTVICHSKPASLSSTESSEGGSSRRIENLLDLDQVASSYQILGEICLERTGTINVEPALQNQIVMSPSCLSGNLKQVDFNADHIANPILQGRNITSEGRDSIGVGISENSALVPEHDSHETEFVEVALTKQNEDVGISFKDGHCKTQEPDESDVLTEVVTDDVDSSSSHHEREQLEEDEENDEMLGGIFAFSEEG; encoded by the exons ATGAAAAAAGGAAAGGGGAAGAACAACGGCTTATTGCCCAATTCGTTGAGGATTATCTCTCTGTGCCTCAAAACTGTGTCCACCAATGCCACCACCGTTGCTTCCACCGTGCGCTCCGCCGGTGCCTCCGTCGCCGCTTCTATTTCGTCTTCTTCTGAGGATCACAAAGATCAG GTAACCTGGGCTGGTTTTGATACACTGGAGCTTGATCCAGCTAACTTAAAACGTGTTCTTCTACTTGGTTATCTGAATGGATTTCAAGTTCTTGATGTTGAGGATGCCTCTGGCTTCCGTGAACTGGTCTCAAAGCGCGATGGTCCAGTTTCTTTTTTACAGATGCAGCCTTTCCCAGTAGGTTGTGATGGCCAGGAGGGATTCAGGAAGTCGCACCCTTTACTGTTGGTGGTTTCCGGGGATGACACTAGCAATGCAAACCAGAACAGTACCAGTTTGAGTGGTTTAGGAAGGGATGGTAACTTTGAGACTCAACCGGGGAACAATGTCAACTCTTCAACAGTTGTTCGGTTTTACTCCTTGAAGTCTCACTGTTATGTTCATGTTCTGAGGTTCCGTTCAACTGTATGTATGATCAGATGCAGCTCAAGGATAGTAGCGGTTGGTCTTGCCACACAA ATATACTGCTTTGATGCTGTGACTCTTGAGAATAAGTTCAGTGTTCTCACTTATCCTGTTTCTCAATTCGCTGGACAAGGAACAACTGGTGTTAATGTTGGTTATGGTCCAATGGCTGTGGGTCCAAGGTGGTTGGCATATGCTTCTAACAACCCCCTGCCCTCTAATTTAGGTTGCTTAAGCCCACAAAACTTCAGTGATTCTCCAGGAATTAGTCCATCAACTTCTCCAAGCAGTGGTAGTTTAGTGGCTCGTTATGCAGTGGAGTCCAGCAGACATTTAGCTGCCGGAATAATCAAATACTGTCAAGAGCTGCTTCCTGATGGTTCCTCTTCTCCCATACAATCAAATTCAGGTGTGAAAGTCAATAGGGTTACAGGAATTGATGCAGATAATGCAGGAATG GTAGTCATTAAGGATTTTGTTTCCAGAAGTATCATATCACAATTCAAAGCTCACACTAGTCCTATATCTGCACTATGTTTTGACCCTAGTGGGACCCTTCTTGTCACTGCATCAGTCTATGGGaataacattaatatatttCGGATAATGCCGTCATTCACATGCAAGAGTTCAGGCATTCCAAGCTCCAATTGGAACTCTTCTCATGTGCATCTTTATAAACTTCATCGTGGAATAACACCAGCT ATGATTCAGGACATTTGTTTCAGTAATTTTAGTCAGTGGATTGCAATTGTCTCATCCAAGGGTACTTGTCATCTTTTTGTTTTGTCACCCTTTGGGGGTGATACTGGTTTTCGAATTATTAGTTCTCAGGGTGAAGAACCGTTCCTACTCCCTGTTTTTTCTCTGCCTTGGTGGTATACTCCAGCTTCCATTTCTTATCAGCAATCTCTGCCTCCCCCAGCACCTGTTGTCCTTTCTGTGGCTAGCCGGATAAAATATAGTAGTTTTGGATGGCTTAATACTGTTCACAATTCTTCTGCAAATGTGACAGGAAAAGTTTTTGTGCCATCTGGTGCCATTGCTGCCATCTTTCATAATTCCTTATCTCACTCGCAACAGCTTGTTAACTCAAAGGCAAAACCCTTAGAACATATATTGGTTTATACACCTTCAGGTCATGTAGTTCAACATGAACTTCTGGCATCTGTTGGTTTAGGAACAACTGATAATGGTTTGAGAAACCAGTCAACTTCACTCTTGCATATGCAAGAGGATGAGTTCAGAGTCAAAGTCGAACCTATTCAATGGTGGGATGTATGTAGAAGGTCAGAATGGCCAGAAAGAGGGGATACTTGCTGCAATACCTTTGATAGACAAGGAGGTATTGAGAGAGttcaagagaaaataagttataGTGATGTCCATGGATTGAATTTTTTGGGCACAAGAGATAGGGCAGGGGAAAAGATGGTAAGATCTTCTAATGAGAATATGCACGACAGGTTTCATTGGTATCTGTCTAATGCGGAGGTGCAAAGGAATTTTGGAAGGTTACCCATATGGCAAAAGTCTAAG ATTTGTTGCTATTCAATGAGTTGTGCGGGAGCTAGTTTCAGTGCTACTGGGGagtttgaaattgaaaaggTCCCTGTTAATGAAGTTGAAATAAAGCGGAAGGAGCTGCTTCCTGTTTTTGACCATTTTCATAGCATCAGATCAAGCGGGAATGAGAG AGGCCTTTCTGGGGAAAGATATTTAAGCCCTATATCTCCTGTTCACAATCAAGCTGATGACAAGGAAACTGTTGATGTAACAGTTATTTGTCATTCAAAGCCAGCATCACTGAGTTCCACTGAAAGCTCCGAAGGAG GTTCATCAAGAAGAATTGAAAATCTGCTTGACTTGGATCAAGTTGCTTCTAGTTATCAAATACTTGGTGAGATATGCCTGGAAAGAACGGGGACAATCAACGTTGAGCCTGCTCTACAAAACCAGATTGTGATGAGTCCATCATGTCTGTCTGGAAACTTGAAACAGGTTGATTTTAACGCTGACCATATTGCCAATCCTATATTACAAGGGAGAAATATAACTTCTGAAGGAAGAGATTCTATAGGTGTTGGGATCAGTGAGAACTCGGCATTGGTCCCAGAACATGATTCACACGAGACTGAATTTGTGGAAGTAGCCTTAACAAAGCAAAATGAAGATGTTGGGATATCTTTCAAGGATGGCCACTGCAAAACACAGGAGCCTGATGAAAGTGACGTGTTAACTGAAGTTGTAACTGATGATGTTGACAGCAGCAGTAGCCACCATGAAAGAGAGCAACTGGAGGAAGATGAGGAGAATGATGAAATGCTTGGTGGCATATTTGCCTTTTCCGAAGAAG GTTGA
- the LOC100787372 gene encoding receptor-like cytosolic serine/threonine-protein kinase RBK2 encodes MKDEVDSPFGVLEDYFNFKSSESETSSSKEPSTIVDSDKLKPGSRWNAFLQLLRVKSKPIATLHPLSVLKLSRRMSSSMRETVIDADSSLHRSPWKIFTHHEIQIATNYFIQENCIGKGGYAEVYKGCLPNGQLVAIKMLTRGTENETIGDFLSELGIMAHVNHSNTAKLVGYGVEGGMYLVLELSEKGCLASMLNGSKEKLPWSFRQKIALGTAKGIMYLHEGCQRRIIHRDITAANILLTENFEPQICDFGLAKWLPENWTHHIVSKIEGTFGYLTPEYLLHGIVDEKTDVFAFGVVLLELVTGRRALDHSQQSLVLWAKPLLKKNCIRELIDPSLADDFDCRQIKIMLLAASLCIQQSSIRRPSMKQVVQLLNGNLSCFKFTKKSQHPLFRKVFQEELLDAD; translated from the exons atgaaggacgAGGTGGATTCCCCTTTTGGTGTTCTTGAGGACTATTTCAACTTCAAGAGTTCAGAATCAGAAACAAGCTCTTCCAAAGAACCAAGTACTATTGTGGATTCTGATAAGTTAAAACCAGGTTCTAGGTGGAATGCGTTTCTTCAATTGTTGAGGGTCAAATCGAAGCCAATAGCTACATTGCATCCTCTTAGTGTCCTCAAGCTTTCAAGAAGAATGAGCAGTAGCATGAGGGAGACTGTAATAGATGCAGATTCGTCCTTGCATAGGTCACCCTGGAAGATCTTCACTCACCATGAGATACAAATTGCAACCAATTACTTCATCCAAG AAAATTGTATTGGAAAGGGTGGTTATGCTGAGGTTTACAAAGGGTGTTTGCCAAATGGTCAGCTGGTAGCGATTAAAATGCTGACACGTGGAACAGAAAACGAAACTATAGGTGACTTCTTATCAGAACTTGGTATAATGGCTCATGTAAACCACTCCAACACTGCCAAGTTAGTTGGCTATGGGGTGGAGGGAGGAATGTATCTAGTGCTTGAGTTGTCTGAAAAAGGGTGCTTAGCTTCAATGCTTAATG GTTCCAAGGAGAAACTACCATGGTCTTTTAGGCAGAAAATAGCATTAGGAACAGCTAAGGGTATAATGTATCTTCATGAAGGTTGTCAGAGAAGAATTATCCATAGAGATATAACAGCGGCAAATATCTTGCTTACTGAGAACTTTGAGCCGCAG ATTTGTGATTTCGGGCTAGCAAAATGGCTACCAGAAAATTGGACCCATCACATTGTTTCAAAAATTGAAGGGACTTTTGG TTATCTTACTCCTGAATACTTGCTTCATGGGATAGTGGATGAAAAAACAGATGTATTTGCGTTTGGTGTAGTGCTATTAGAATTAGTCACAGGGAGACGAGCACTTGATCATTcacaacaaagccttgttttGTGG gcAAAACCTTTGCTGAAAAAGAATTGTATTAGGGAGCTGATTGATCCTTCATTAGCCGATGATTTTGACTGTCGGCAGATTAAAATTATGCTCTTGGCAGCTTCTTTATGCATTCAACAATCCTCTATTCGTCGCCCCTCTATGAAACAG GTTGTACAACTTTTGAATGGTAACCTTAGCTGCTTTAAGTTCACGAAGAAATCTCAACATCCATTGTTCCGAAAAGTCTTTCAAGAAGAGCTTCTTGACGCTGATTAA